The Acropora muricata isolate sample 2 chromosome 5, ASM3666990v1, whole genome shotgun sequence genome includes a window with the following:
- the LOC136917318 gene encoding uncharacterized protein: protein MEFNGKDFYTAPYINYTYMNIRFPVPNTKSLGQKCMVLYVSFKLTSQANAVNTIEKCIAVVRNWMASNRLFINDSKTEFMIIGSRKQLAKISVDSVTVGDAIIKPVTYVRNLGEWFDQHVKMSDHIGKICSKAFCSLYNLRQIRKCLTDEACKTLVHVHS from the coding sequence ATGGAATTTAATGGGAAAGActtctacacagccccatacattaactatacatacatgaacatcaggttccctgttccaaacacaaagagtttgggtcagaaatgtATGGTGTTATATGTGTCATTTAAGCTTACCTCACAAGCAAATGCAGTTAATACTATTGAGAAGTGTATTGCCGTTGTTCGTAACTGGATGGCATCAAATCGACTTTTCATCAACGACTCCAAAACCGAATTTATGATCATCGGTTCCCGCAAACAATTGGCTAAGATTAGTGTGGACAGTGTCACAGTCGGTGATGCTATCATTAAACCCGTAACATATGTACGAAATCTTGGTGAATGGTTCGACCAGCACGTGAAGATGAGCGATCACATTGGGAAAATATGTAGCAAAGCGTTCTGCAGTCTCTATAACTTACGACAAATAAGAAAATGCTTGACGGATGAGGCCTGTAAGACCCTGGTGCATGTGCACTCGTGA